ACACTACAGCACCCATTTAGGTATAATTTACTAACAATATCACAACCACCtagcacaccatagcaaccacctagcaactccctAGCAATCACTAAGAAATGCTGTAGCAACTGCCTAATAACACCACAACAgccatttacttactatttaccatcactatcacaaccacctagcacaccatagcaaccacctagcaacaccctagcaatcacTAAGAAATACTGTAGCAACTACCTAATAACACTACACCACCCATTTAGCTATTATTTACCAACACTATCACAACCACTtaccacaccatagcaaccaactagcacaccctagcaaccacctagcaacaccttagcaatcactatgaaatgctgtagcaactacCGAGTAATACTACACCacccatttacttactatttaccatcactatcacaaccacctagcataccctagcaaccacctagcacaccctagcaaccacctagcaacaccttagcaatcacttagaaatgctgtagcaactacCTAATACACCACACCACCCAATTACTTACTATTTACCATCACTATCACAACCACCtagcacaccctagcaaccacctagcaacaccctagcaatcactaagaaatgctgtagcaactacCTAATAACATTACACCacccatttacttactatttaccaacactctcacaaccacctatcacaccatagcaaccacctagcaacaccttagcaatcactatgaaatgctgtagcaactacCGAATAACAATACACCacccatttacttactatttaccatCACTATCACAAACCACCTatcacaccctagcaaccacctagcaacaccttagcaatcactaatAAATGCTGTAGCAACTACTTCATAACACTACACTacccatttacttactatttaccatcactatcacaaccacctagcacaccctagcaaccacctagcacaccctagcaaccacctagcaacaccttagcaatcactaagaaatgctgtagcaactacCTAATACACCACACCacccatttacttactatttaccatcactatcacaaccacctagcacaccctagcaaccacctagcaacaccttagcaatcactaagaaatgctgtagcaactacCTAATACACCACACCacccatttacttactatttaccatcactatcacaaccacctagcacaccatagcaaccacctagcaacaccttagcaatcactaagAAATGCTGTAGCAACTCCCTAATAACACTACAGCACCCATTTAGGTATAATTTACTAAAAATATCACAACCACCtagcacaccatagcaaccacctagcaacaccctagcaatcacTAAGAAATACTGTAGCAACTACCTAATAACATTACACCACCCATTTAGCTATTATTTACCAACACTATCACAACCACTtagcacaccatagcaaccacctagcaacaccctagcaatcacTAAGAAATACTGTAGCAACTACCTAATAACATTACACCACCCATTTAGCTATTATTTACCAACACTATCACAACCACTtagcacaccatagcaaccacctagcaacaccctagcaatcacTAAGAAATACTGTAGCAACTACCGAATAACACTACACCACCCATTTAGCTATTATTTACCAACACTATCACAACCACTtggcacaccatagcaaccacctagcaacaccctagcaatcacTAAGAAATACTGTAGCAACTACCGAATAACACTACACCACCCATTTAGCTATTATTTACCAACACTATCACAACCACTtagcacaccatagcaaccacctagcacaccccagcaaccacctagcaacaccttagcaatcactatgAAATGCTGTAGCAACTCCCTAATAACACTACACCacccatttacttactatttaccatcactatcacaaccacctagcataccctagcaaccacctagcacaccctagcaaccactagcaacaccttagcaatcactaagaaatgctgtagcaactacCTAATAACATTACACCacccatttacttactatttaccaacactctcacaaccacctatcacaccatagcaaccacctagcaacaccttagcaatcactatgaaatgctgtagcaactaccgaataacactacaccacccatttacttactatttaccatcactatcacaaccacctttcacaccccagcaaccacctagcaacaccttagcaatcactaataaatgctgtagcaactacttaataacactacaccacacatttacttactatttaccatcactatcacaaccacctagcacaccatagcaaccacctagcacactctagcaaccacctagcaacaccttagcaatcactatgAAGTGCTGTAGCAACTACCGAATAACACTACACCacccatttacttactatttaccatCATTATCACAACCACCtatcacaccatagcaaccacctagcaacaccctagcaatcactaagaaaagctgtagcaactacctaataacactacaccacccatttacttactatttacaAACACAATCACAACCACCTAGCACACCAGAACAACCACGTAGCTGTAGCTGTAGCAGCTACCTAATAACACTACACCACCCATTTAGCTATTATTTACCAACACTATCACAACCACCTAgcacatcctagcaaccacctagcaacaacttatcaATCACTAAGAAATGCTACAGCAATTACCTAATAACACTACACCACCCATTTAGTTACTATTTACCATCACTATCACAACCACCTagcacaccatagcaactacatagcaacaccttagcaattacTAAGGAATACTGTAGCAACTACCTAATAACACTACACCACCCACTTAGTTACTATTTAACAACACTACCACAACCACCtagcacaccctagcaaccacctagcaacaccttagcaatcactatgaaatgctgtagcaactacTTAATAACACTACACCACCCATTTAGCTATTATTTACTATCACTATCACAACCACTTAGCACACCagaacaaccacttagcaacaccttagcaatcactatgaaatgctgtagcaaccacctagcacaccatagcaaccacctagcaacaccttagaaatcaCTAAGAAATGCTGTAGGAACTACCGAATAACACTACACCacccatttacttactatttaccatcactataacaaccacctatcacaccatagcaactacatagcaacaccttagcaatcactaagaaatgctgtagcaaccacctagcaacaccttagcaatcactaagAAATGTTGTAGCAATTACCTAATAACACTACACCATCCATTTACTTACTCTTTACCATCACTATTACAACCACCtagcacaccatagcaaccgcctagcaacaccaacAAATGCTGTAGGAACTACCAAATAACACtagaataaatgaaataaaaaaataaagaaaaacattgaatgaggtgtATTCAATCTTTTCCATGGTACTGTATGAGGTTTTAGAGTTACAGTGACAAGATAATAACAGCACTGACATGTGTCTCATCTCTACACCAGATGGTCCGGACACCCCCCAGGTGACGAAGACGTCCGCGCAGTGTGTGGGAGGCGGGGACGCCACGGTCGGTCAGACGGTGAAGCTCACCTGCACGTCCGTCTCTCTGCCACCTGCCCTGTTATCCTGGACATACGGTGGCAGCGTTTTAACCGCCAGCTCAACCACCGGCGGCTCCCTGGACCTGACAGTGTTCTCCACCAATCAGAGCGGAGAGTACACCTGCACGGCGTTGAATAGCATCACCACAGGCTCCTCCCAGCAGCAGCTCAACCTCTCCGTGGTGGGTGAGTTACTGACTGATGCCGGGGGCTCAGCCGGCATCCGTTTTCCTGACTGGAGGGTAAATTTCTCACAGATGGATAGAGTGATGGATACGTGTTCCAGCGAATGGAAGGACTCATCATTTCCTTTTCTTCCTTCCTTTTCTCTAGTCTTTCATATATCACACCTTTCTCCACTCTCGGCGTTCCATTATTCGTTTCCTACATTACCAGTTTATCATCTCAGTGCCAGCTGTTCTTCATTATTATGGttgaaaaatgattttaaactactatttaaacattaatatttatttgtcttattttttgACCGATTAATTTCGCCCTGTTCACACTCTAGATACCatagggataccatagcaaacacctagaaacaccctagcaaccactaagcaatacCATCACTATAGCACGTATCTAATTACCAGTTTACAACATATCATAGCAGCAACCTGGTATATCATAGCAAAAACACTATAGCAAACCACagagcaataccatagcaaccacctagcatcactATAGCAACCACTGCAGCAAACCACTGAGCAATACCATAGAACCCTTATAGCCTCACTATAGCACATGTCTAATTATTAATTTGCAACATCATGGCAACCACtaagcaaaaccatagcaactacctagcataactatagcaaccactatggTAAACCACTGACCAAAACCATAGCAACTATCTAGCATCACTATAGCACATATCTAATTACCAACTTGCAACATCATGGAAACCACCTGTTATATCACTATAGTACAATGTTTATCTAATTACCATTTTGCAACATCGTACCAACCACTAAGCAATACCATATCAATCACCTAGCACCACTATAGTTACCATTATAGCAAAACACtgagcaataccatagcaactacctagaatCACTATGGTGCATATATAATTACCAGTTTGCAACATCATACCAACCACTAAGCAATACCATATCAATGACCCAGCACCACTATAACAACCACTATGGCAAAACACTGAGCactaccatagcaactacctagcatcACTATGGCACATATCTAATTACCAATTTGCAACATCATGGCAACCACCTGgtacaccattgcaaccaccattcagaccactgagcaacaccacagcaaactACCTAGCATCTCTATAGCAACCACTGTAGCAAATCACagagcaataccatagcaactacctagcatcACTATAGTGCATGTCTACTTACCAATTTGCAACATCATAACAGCAACCTGGTACACCATAACAAAATCTCTATACCAAACCACtgagcaataccatagcaactgcctagcatcacTATGGTACAATCTAATTACCAATTTGCAACATAATGGCAATTACTTAGCATTGCTATAGCAACCACTATAGCAAACAATtgagcaataccatagcaactacctagcatcACTATAGCAACCACTCTAGCAAACCTCTTTGCAATACCATAGATCCTTTATAGCATCACTATAGCAGATATCCAATTACCAATTTGCAACataatagcaaccacctggaataccatagcaaccactaattAACACTATTACAACCATTTACCTGCCATTTAGCAGCACCAACATTACAGTGCCTATTTAGTCACCAATTAGCAAAACCATAGGAACCCCATTCAatgccatatcaaccaccaagcaacaccaagCTACCATTTACTAAGTCAGTAGCAGGTAACTGCAATACaacaagcaacaccttagcaaacaaccAGTGGGCATTGCATATTCAGTAAAATCCTACTACTACGGCCAGGCAAGCATGATTTAATATaagttatattaaataatataagtgAACACATAGGggaaggtagcctgggggaaGAACTATAAACTAAAGGTGACCAGGGGGGACATCGAGTAGCGAacacttaaaaaacacaaaaacagtccCACTCTTGTAGGAACAACTAAGCAATCTCTTGGAAATGTTTACTACACAATAatcattattaaaaattaatattattattaagaaataaatattatCACACAATATGAGCCCTAATATGAAATTTCCCTCTTTCCTCAGGTACGTGTCTCAGTGTGGGTGCGGTGGCAGGAATTGTCGTTGCATGCTTTGTTGCCCTGGTCTTAATTATCATCGCCATAGTGCTGCTGCTGCGCCAGCGGAAGGGTAAAACTAAtcttttactatataaatatatacttttcagtAGTTCTGTCAATCTGATTATTTGCAACTTCAGAAAAATTTCAATTTCATATTCTCTGATTCTTCTGCTGTAGTGGATCGGAGACTCAGGGAAGTCGCAGGACACCAGAAGACGAACCCGAACAACAGACCACCAGTGAGTGTAGCGGCCTCTTATCTACGGAACCTCTTACAGAGCTGTAAAAGCTCATAAACAATGTGAATGGTGTCAAGTTCAGACTTGTTGAGTGAGGATTGTTGAACTGTTAAATCTATCTCTAAAGTATTCATTTAATTAAGCCACTTTTGTAGGTAAATCGAggtatttaaatatttgttaaaaatacaccagaatgcAGGAAATGTCATCTAATTCACTGAAAATGCTTCTGACAGTTCTGTGCATGacttattattattgatttgtaaaatatatttgaaaatacAGGGATCTCAAACTCAGAGTAAAGCCTATAATCCTATTATTGGTGTTGAGCTTTTTGCCACTTTCAGATTGTTAACATGGTCTTAATTTCATGTCTGTGTGgtatttaaaagtcttaaaattagttttaaaataatcttaaattGAATTTATCCATATCTGCAGATACCCTAGAAATATGACTATGCACAGATAGCATCCTAATGTCCTAAAATAATTATCTTTTAATCTATGGGCCCAATTTTACCAATCTTTACCTACCCATTATGCAGATCAGTGTGGGTTTTTGCTattgtaatgatgggaaaagtacatcttgcattGCAGAAAAGATTTAGGGCATCTAAGGCATCAAAGATTAaattaagaaattagaaataacaaATGCTAATAaagaaatactcattttaaatcaacattttatatatatatgaataaaattattaaaataataaaaatatgaaatataaaataaagaaaaagataatagtaaaagtatagtaaattgataaaatataaataataatgaactaagaacataagaatcaaaagactcaaataataaaaaagataaactaatgaaaaataataataaagtaataataataataaataaaaataaaaaatacaaataaaattcatttaaaacggtcacaggctttctggtggtgtttagaacaaaaaaacagactttagcgcagggtgtaagatagggctagACCTGTCTAGCTGCCAGTTAGCAACAATgcagcaaccacctggcatatcatagcaaccacctgggagacCTTACTTTACCATACCATACAGCTAGAAACCACTAAACAGTACCAGAGCACCCACACATGGTGACATGTAAGCTACCTATTCCCAATGATTTAGATTGGTGCAGTGAGACGGGCTGTGAGTTGGCCTGCTGGAGAATTGAACCCTAGTTTGCCATAAGTGAAggcagtgttgttatccactatagcaaccacctaccctGACCTTTTGCTATTGGGTATTGTTTCTCAGAATTATTTGTTGACAGCAGAAACCCCTCCTACTTCCTCTAAATTAAGATCTCATCAAATCTATACCATTGACATGAATGACCTATTCATCATTCATAGCTGTGAATTGTAACTGtgatgctgtctctctctccactttCTCAGGATCTTCCAGCTCCACAGAACGGCCTGCCGTCTGCCGTCGTTGCCAATGGTAACCAAGCCAATCCACCGCTGCACAACTCCAGTAGACCTCCCAATCTTCCCAAGAGCGAAGAACCCACTGTCTGGCACACCGGCCAAGAGGAGAACAACTCACAAAACAGACTCAACAACACTAATCTTAACACTGCCACACTCCCAAACAATGGCAACCGCGACTCCAGCACCCTCCCGAACAATGGACATCAGAATGGCTATTCAAATCCAAACAATGGCCTGCATAACTCCAGCGTGTTCCCACAGTCGCGCCAACAGAACCCAAATATTCTCATACAAACAGGCAATGGAGAGCCTGGAGGTCAGACTGTGCTAATAAACCTTAACCCAATGCCGCAAATGGAAGTGCACAACTCGACTTCACAGCCCCAAACTGTGCAAGTAAGCCTCAATCCTGTGCCTCAAATAACTCCAGGAAATCAAACATCAAACCAGAATGTCGCAATGTTTAACGATCAGCAAAACGGCATGGCGGTACCACAGAGACTTGCTAATGGTAGCCAGCAGAACCTCCTCCTTCAAACCGGTGGTGCAACTCAGACAGATCTGAACAGTACTTCGGCTGCAAATCGACTCAATCAAGCAGTCAATCCAGCAGTCAATCAAGCAGTCAATCCAGCAGTCAATCAAGCAGTCAATCCAGCAGTCAATCAAGCAGTCAATCAAGCACCCAACGTTCTCGTTCCAACTGGCTACAACTCGCATCCAACCACGCACAGCAGAACGGGGCGTCAAACTAGAACGACACATCGTTCCTCTGAGAGGCGAAACAGACGCTCAAATACAAATAGGACTCGTTCCAGATCTTCTGATTCCACAACAAGTTCCAGCCCACATCTTCGTCAGATGCCATGGGACCGTCTTCGAGGTACTCCGGCGTATCCTAACCATCAAACGGACAGTTCTGACAGTTATGAGTCTCGGCATTCAACAGAACGAGACAGAACATCTCGGGCAGATCCCAATTTGGGGCGATCAACTCAGGTTCCCAGAGAGAGGTCACCTCCGGTAGGTTTACCTGATGGACAGGTTTGGACTGTTTCTGAGACACCAAGGAGAAACTTCCAGAGAGAGGCAGCCAACAGTCCCTCTCGAGTGGACCCGAATGTCCAGAGGCAAGATCTACATGACGTCCATCAGAATTGGACTGCTTTGCCACAATCTGTACCTCAAAATGTACAGCTACCTCATGCAACAAGCGTACCTCAAAATCAAGCAATTGAGGGACATCGTACTCAACTGCCTCCGTTGACGACGCCCCAGACCAGGCCTCAAAAAGCAAACCTTCCACACCCCCTCCCTCTTACCGAAGCTGCCCTTCAACTGCACACCACTCACACCCCCAACCCCTTCTCCAGCCGGATCCAGCAGACCCAAGCTGCCCTACAGAACCCTGGTCCAGCATCACGTCCTACAGAAGCTCAAACAACCCAAGCAGGTCAGAGACCGCCGACTCCCCCTGCGGTTCTACGACCTGCAGAGTTTCGGACTTTGCCACGAGAACGTCTTCAGCAACCGCAGACATTACAACCTGTTCAAGTGATGAGGCAACCTCACGGCACTCACAGACACCAACGGGCCAATCACGTTAGTCCACAACGACACCCAGGAAACCAGCACATGCATCCCACCGCATTAAGACACGGCAACATGCCACCCCAAAGACAGCACCCACATACAAGCCAGGTGAGAACTTTTTTAGTGTACATTGAGCTGTTTTAATAGCTTCttaatgcatatttttattatattgacaatatacaggggttggacaatgaaactgaaacacctgtcatcattttagtgtgggaggtttcatcatggctaaattggagcagcctggtggccaatctcttcattaattgcacattattgcaccagtaagagcagagtgtgaaggttcaaataGCAGgggaagagcacagttttgctcaaaatattgcaatgtacacaacattatgggtgacataccagagtttaaaagaggacaaattgttggtgcacgtcttgctggagcatctgtgaccaagacagcaagtctttgtgatgcatcaagagccacggtatccagggtaatgtcagcataccaccaagaaggaccaaccacatccaacaggattaactgtggatgctgtaataggaagctgtctgaaagggatgttcgggtgctaacctggattgtatccaaaaaacataaaaccacggctgatcaaatcatggcagaattcaatgtgcaccttaactttACAGCAGTGTCACCTCACTGATTTCTTTGCatgctttaatattttaaattatttgcaacagaataaaacaattttatGGCACAATAtccagaaataaattaaataaccgTGTAGTTTTCTCACGACACTCTTGAAACGAGAAATATTAGTCATATCATCCCGCTTTAAAGTGGTTTGGCTCTTCAAGGTAGCGCATTTTGTTGCGTataatgcagcagcagcagcagctgctgaaTGAATTACCTTGTCATGTCTGCGGTTGTACCCATTTATTGCACATCTGAGCACAATAACCGGCTGCATGTCACGCTCTGACGTGCCACTTTCCGCTGCACTTATTTATCAGCGGTATTTGTATTCAGAGGGAGCAGGCtttgtgttatatatttatttggctATATTTAGCTGACAGGGTGTGAGTAATGTTTTTGCAGGAGGAGTAATATCTCGGGACAAAAAAAGCAGAGTATACttagcattattatactatagtgcactaaagtgtccTTGTAGcctctttattattaatcagtatatttaaagagtgataaaatggaacaactatTTTATTGTGCTTATTatgctttaattacagtataaaaatagtacaacaaagtcttacttaaattgtgctaagtgtatttaactgtactaaaatggaactattttaaatatacttactataaataatatttaaacattcttaaactaattcatgtatgtaaccccatattttaaatatgcttacagttaatttataatatatttaatacatgagtattacaactgtattactattattataataataataactagattttAGTTcgtacagaaactgcgagtgtgactgcagtgctggctggtatctgtgatggttgctatggtatggctaagtggttgctaggtggttgctcgggtgttgctatggtatccggggtggttgctaaggtgttgctaggtggttgctgtagtgttgctaggttgttgctatggtgttgctatggtatctggggtggttgctatggtgttgctatggtatccagggtggttgctatggtgttgctatggtatccggggtggttgctatggtgttcctaagttgttgctaggtggttcctaaggtgttcccacatggttgctaggtggttgctaggtgttatactagtatattagaaatgtattaagaattgatgtacaaatatgcttcttgtttcctGTCTtctgtaagtagcacacttccaGTATATTtctttgggtataaaaatatattttaataatatacagtactacaatttttagcatgttacaaatttactttacatttaaatgttatttaacaatGTATTCTATAATttactaatatttatattttcctaattataaatacagagcattgaaatacatttgaaCGGATGTATTCATGTAAttactaaactaaatatatatatttaaattttttatttaccaatgtattcatttaatttactttctaaaaagttaaaaatgtaaatgatacattgtactttaagtgaactactgtaaaagttgtctttaacacactttgctaaaaatatttttttaagctcTATGATCAAATtgtactttcaaacatttaatgaaagcataatattaatgtacttttaatatattttaagtacataaatctgttagtatatttacagcataattgaacatttctcagtatgttttaagtacaaaaaTTAAGTATGTATATttttcaccagatttctcctggaaTGTGTGtagatattattatattcagtgtttttcagccTGATGGTGTCAGGAAGTGCGCTGGACTGTGATGTACAGGATTCTCTGTGTTTTCTGAtgtttttctgatgtttttttctctttttttgaaaGGTCCACAGAAGCAGACACAGGTTCTGAGATGATCCAGACTGTCAGACATCCTGGTAAAATACAGCTTATGAGGATAGAAGTGTATTgaagaagaatatatatatatatatatatatatatattcttatattaatGCCTGTAAAGagataatgtaataatgtaatataatgtagtgTGATggctttttataaaaataaaggtttatatatatatatatgagcattttccttttccttttttaccCAGAgcatttgtacttttttaaagcaacttttttaaggtggaactgcacAAAAATGTGCTTAAAAGTCGATAAGAGTGGATCTAAATTCTCGTTGGTTAAGAACGAGCTTAAGAACTATATCATTTATGAAGGTTTGGAAAAACACTCCtaattttaagaatttatttaaGTTCTTAAATATGAGATCAAAAAGTTTTAAGCCTTGTTTAGATTTGTTTAGATTGTTTTGGCAAACGCGCCCCAGATTCTTAAAATACTAGAAACAGTTTACTGCCTTGTTGC
This genomic interval from Astyanax mexicanus isolate ESR-SI-001 chromosome 1, AstMex3_surface, whole genome shotgun sequence contains the following:
- the si:dkeyp-97a10.3 gene encoding uncharacterized protein si:dkeyp-97a10.3 yields the protein MNILVHSCLLITLAVLLQTADTQNPAPLQFQTSPVLVATGSNAIFSLQTITETFSVAWIAPGGSTLGQWVGGQAVLNSVSQYQGRVTITATQLTISSTQLSDAGNYTATVVPIATTGLTTNSLSVALKVYDAVSQVSVVAPSLVIEGGNVSVRCSWGKGSGVSVVWALGSTGLVSNSHVTVSAGSVIISPVSRSDAGVYSCTVSNPISAQTASATLTVYYGPDTPQVTKTSAQCVGGGDATVGQTVKLTCTSVSLPPALLSWTYGGSVLTASSTTGGSLDLTVFSTNQSGEYTCTALNSITTGSSQQQLNLSVVGTCLSVGAVAGIVVACFVALVLIIIAIVLLLRQRKVDRRLREVAGHQKTNPNNRPPDLPAPQNGLPSAVVANGNQANPPLHNSSRPPNLPKSEEPTVWHTGQEENNSQNRLNNTNLNTATLPNNGNRDSSTLPNNGHQNGYSNPNNGLHNSSVFPQSRQQNPNILIQTGNGEPGGQTVLINLNPMPQMEVHNSTSQPQTVQVSLNPVPQITPGNQTSNQNVAMFNDQQNGMAVPQRLANGSQQNLLLQTGGATQTDLNSTSAANRLNQAVNPAVNQAVNPAVNQAVNPAVNQAVNQAPNVLVPTGYNSHPTTHSRTGRQTRTTHRSSERRNRRSNTNRTRSRSSDSTTSSSPHLRQMPWDRLRGTPAYPNHQTDSSDSYESRHSTERDRTSRADPNLGRSTQVPRERSPPVGLPDGQVWTVSETPRRNFQREAANSPSRVDPNVQRQDLHDVHQNWTALPQSVPQNVQLPHATSVPQNQAIEGHRTQLPPLTTPQTRPQKANLPHPLPLTEAALQLHTTHTPNPFSSRIQQTQAALQNPGPASRPTEAQTTQAGQRPPTPPAVLRPAEFRTLPRERLQQPQTLQPVQVMRQPHGTHRHQRANHVSPQRHPGNQHMHPTALRHGNMPPQRQHPHTSQVHRSRHRF